From a single Spongiibacter taiwanensis genomic region:
- the rnc gene encoding ribonuclease III, translated as MQDFQSLCRRVGYRFQSVNLLHQALTHRSYSADNNERLEFLGDGLLNLIIAESLFQRFEEQTEGNLSRMRAKLVNGETLAEIGRDFQLGDFLRLGTGELNAGGRERDSILADAVEALIGAIYLDSDFDTCRQHVLSWFSSRLASINPRSSHKDAKTKLQEFLQARKMALPVYDLVDISGADHQQCFTVSCSVAMLNQPLLASGGSRRKAEQAAAEAVLNALQAL; from the coding sequence GTGCAGGATTTTCAGTCACTCTGTCGCAGAGTGGGGTACCGGTTTCAGAGCGTCAATCTGTTGCATCAGGCGCTCACTCACCGAAGCTACAGCGCGGACAACAATGAAAGGCTTGAGTTTCTCGGCGATGGCTTACTCAACCTGATTATTGCCGAGTCGTTGTTTCAGCGCTTTGAGGAACAAACCGAAGGTAATCTCAGCCGGATGCGGGCCAAGCTAGTTAACGGCGAGACACTTGCTGAGATTGGCCGGGACTTTCAGTTGGGCGACTTTCTTCGTCTTGGAACGGGCGAGCTGAATGCCGGTGGCCGGGAGCGCGACTCCATTCTGGCTGACGCTGTCGAAGCATTGATTGGCGCGATTTACCTGGATAGCGATTTTGACACATGCCGCCAGCACGTTCTGAGCTGGTTTTCGTCCCGCTTGGCATCCATTAATCCCCGGTCGAGTCACAAAGACGCCAAAACCAAATTGCAGGAGTTTTTGCAGGCGCGGAAAATGGCGTTGCCTGTGTACGACCTGGTCGATATTAGCGGCGCAGACCACCAGCAGTGTTTTACCGTGTCCTGCTCGGTAGCGATGCTCAATCAGCCACTTTTGGCCAGCGGTGGCAGTCGGCGCAAAGCAGAGCAGGCGGCAGCGGAAGCTGTTCTCAATGCGCTGCAAGCGCTGTAG
- the era gene encoding GTPase Era yields MSEQRCGYVAIVGRPNVGKSTLLNHILGQKLSITSRKPQTTRHQVLGIKTEGDTQVVYVDTPGLHLKEAKAINRYMNKAASSALKGVDLVLFVIDRDRWTEEDDLVLSRLSNQGCPVVLVINKVDRIDDKAQLLPLIEQMQARGNFASVVPVSALRGHNRDDLEALISGYLPAGPHMFPEDQITDRSERFLAAELVREKIMRQLGEEVPYAMTVEIEEFKASPRLIEISALILVERQGQKKILIGEGGSRLRQIGTEARKDMEKAFDSKVMLRLWVKVKSGWSDDERALRSLGYTDFE; encoded by the coding sequence ATGAGTGAACAACGCTGCGGTTATGTTGCGATAGTAGGGCGGCCTAATGTTGGCAAGTCGACCCTGCTCAACCACATTTTGGGCCAAAAGCTTAGTATTACCTCGCGCAAGCCGCAAACCACCCGGCATCAGGTGCTGGGTATCAAGACCGAGGGCGATACCCAAGTGGTATATGTGGATACCCCCGGTTTGCACTTGAAGGAAGCCAAAGCGATCAATCGCTATATGAATAAAGCTGCCAGCTCTGCGCTCAAGGGTGTGGACCTGGTGTTATTTGTGATTGATCGTGATCGCTGGACCGAGGAGGACGACCTGGTGCTGTCCCGGCTTTCCAACCAGGGTTGTCCGGTTGTGTTGGTGATTAATAAAGTGGACCGGATTGACGATAAGGCCCAGCTACTGCCGTTGATTGAACAGATGCAGGCTCGTGGAAACTTCGCCAGCGTTGTGCCGGTGTCGGCATTACGAGGCCATAACCGGGACGACCTGGAAGCGCTGATCAGCGGATATCTGCCTGCCGGGCCGCATATGTTTCCTGAGGATCAGATTACCGACCGCAGCGAACGTTTTCTGGCAGCAGAGCTGGTTCGTGAAAAAATCATGCGTCAGCTCGGTGAAGAAGTCCCCTACGCGATGACGGTGGAGATTGAGGAGTTTAAGGCCTCTCCTCGCTTAATCGAAATCAGTGCACTTATCCTTGTTGAACGCCAAGGGCAGAAGAAAATTTTGATCGGCGAGGGCGGTAGTCGTCTGCGCCAAATTGGCACTGAAGCCCGCAAGGATATGGAAAAGGCTTTTGACAGCAAGGTGATGCTGCGCCTGTGGGTAAAGGTCAAGTCGGGCTGGTCAGATGATGAGCGGGCGCTGCGCAGTCTCGGTTACACCGATTTCGAGTAG
- a CDS encoding ATP-binding protein, whose product MRNRLGIKKLILLMGLLPTLGMSVALGSLLVYNQLRDVKTALLDRSQLSSQQLAVLAGQFLNPTRQAALSDLATAALEEAGLRSITILDSQGATLVQAGPIAAPPDKEALPLHTAQIIHHASELQIITPIPHRQISADAPAGWISSHYSWHQYEVRKYQTLLAAVVFLVMALLLSIAMVSYITKALRNDFDQLKLIIRRQIDGNKDFQAHIPGNDDFSELARQLNLLNEAHQHELRELRRGIEQSNSDLRETLETVEVQNIELDLARREAMNASRIKSEFLANTSHEIRTPLNGILGFTKILLKSELEQQQYDAVETIRKSADSLLTIINDILDFSKMEAGKLVFDQAPVDVRELIEDTLTILAPSAYDKNLELALFVDPAMPAMLVSDSLRLKQILTNLLNNAIKFTPAGHVLVNVIFNERHGQDVSFTVQVSDTGIGLSKDQQRALFKGFSQADASITRQYGGTGLGLVIVKGLVDQMGGEIGVESEMAKGSTFWFTLRLPEVKNAIRMRNFAAMQGKSVAYYDRSALHADAISQMLKQWGMDVKHSSTLDGLADECDFILLSLTTSEQLPSETVLPSAAHPPIVLVPDIDAAPESLKFRSLQKPVSQVRLFDAFNNRAPRASNNVERFPNMRVLAVDDNPANLLILKSFLNDHDVAAQSAQNGVEAIQLCRENVFDLILMDIQMPHIDGIQASKEIHSDSLNKNTPIVALSAYLAPENPMQLREAGIAEFLSKPIDESQLLSLLRKTAFGPDQIISKPVDITSCLKLAKGRPALAEEMLQMLLNSLPAHKQALTAALEARDVKRLAAIQHDIKGACCYTGTPLLKAANLDLGVALDNSGEQSDLHAQVELVLAAMDELLQWQECHELPVLFAD is encoded by the coding sequence CGCCGGGCAATTTCTCAACCCCACCAGGCAAGCCGCCCTATCCGATTTGGCAACCGCCGCCCTTGAGGAAGCCGGCCTGCGCAGTATTACCATTTTAGACAGCCAGGGCGCGACACTGGTTCAAGCCGGCCCGATTGCCGCACCCCCGGACAAAGAAGCCTTACCGCTGCACACCGCCCAGATTATTCACCACGCCTCCGAGCTGCAGATCATTACCCCTATTCCGCATCGTCAGATCAGCGCCGACGCCCCAGCGGGATGGATCAGCTCTCATTACAGCTGGCATCAATACGAGGTGCGCAAATATCAAACACTGTTGGCTGCGGTCGTGTTCCTGGTCATGGCGCTGCTGCTCTCAATTGCGATGGTGAGTTATATCACCAAGGCCCTGCGCAACGATTTTGATCAGCTTAAGTTGATTATTCGCCGACAAATTGACGGCAATAAGGATTTTCAGGCCCACATTCCTGGCAACGACGATTTCAGTGAGCTCGCTCGACAGCTCAACCTGCTCAACGAGGCCCATCAGCACGAACTCAGAGAACTTCGCCGGGGCATTGAGCAAAGTAACAGTGATCTTCGCGAAACCCTGGAAACCGTCGAAGTCCAGAATATCGAGCTGGATCTGGCACGACGGGAGGCGATGAACGCCAGCCGTATCAAGTCCGAATTTTTGGCCAACACCAGCCATGAAATCCGCACCCCATTGAACGGCATTCTCGGATTCACCAAAATTTTGCTTAAATCAGAGCTTGAGCAACAGCAATACGATGCGGTGGAGACCATCCGCAAATCAGCAGATAGCCTGTTGACCATCATCAACGACATTCTCGATTTTTCGAAGATGGAAGCCGGCAAGCTGGTGTTCGACCAGGCACCGGTGGACGTCCGTGAGTTGATTGAGGACACCCTGACAATACTGGCGCCCTCCGCCTATGACAAAAACCTGGAGCTGGCCCTTTTTGTCGACCCCGCCATGCCAGCCATGCTGGTATCAGACAGTCTGCGATTAAAGCAAATCCTGACGAATCTGCTAAACAACGCGATCAAGTTCACCCCCGCTGGCCATGTTCTGGTCAACGTCATTTTTAATGAACGCCACGGCCAGGATGTTTCCTTCACCGTGCAGGTCAGTGACACCGGCATCGGCCTGTCCAAGGATCAGCAGCGGGCGCTTTTTAAAGGCTTCAGTCAGGCGGATGCCTCTATCACCCGACAGTATGGCGGCACCGGTTTAGGGCTGGTTATCGTCAAAGGATTGGTCGACCAAATGGGCGGCGAGATTGGCGTCGAAAGTGAAATGGCCAAAGGGTCCACTTTCTGGTTCACCTTGCGACTCCCCGAAGTGAAGAATGCCATTCGAATGCGCAATTTTGCAGCCATGCAAGGCAAATCAGTCGCCTATTACGATCGCAGCGCACTTCACGCTGATGCCATCAGCCAGATGCTTAAGCAATGGGGCATGGACGTCAAGCACAGCAGTACCCTCGACGGCTTAGCCGATGAATGCGATTTCATTCTTTTGAGTCTGACCACCAGCGAGCAACTGCCTTCGGAAACCGTGCTGCCCTCTGCAGCTCACCCCCCTATCGTGCTTGTCCCCGATATTGACGCCGCACCTGAAAGCCTGAAGTTTCGAAGCCTGCAAAAGCCTGTGTCACAGGTGAGACTGTTCGATGCCTTTAACAACAGAGCCCCGCGGGCATCGAATAACGTGGAGCGCTTCCCCAACATGCGCGTGTTGGCAGTAGACGATAACCCGGCAAATTTACTGATACTTAAAAGCTTTTTGAACGATCACGATGTCGCCGCCCAATCTGCTCAAAACGGCGTAGAAGCCATTCAGCTGTGCCGAGAAAATGTCTTTGACCTGATTCTGATGGATATCCAGATGCCCCATATTGATGGGATTCAAGCCAGCAAGGAAATCCACAGTGACAGCCTTAATAAAAACACGCCCATTGTGGCGCTTTCAGCCTATCTGGCCCCGGAGAACCCAATGCAGCTCCGGGAAGCGGGCATTGCCGAGTTTTTGAGCAAGCCAATCGACGAAAGCCAGCTCTTGTCTTTGTTGCGAAAAACCGCCTTCGGTCCGGATCAGATCATTAGCAAACCAGTCGATATCACCAGCTGTCTGAAGCTTGCCAAAGGTCGCCCTGCGCTGGCGGAAGAGATGCTGCAAATGCTGCTCAACAGTTTGCCAGCCCACAAACAGGCGCTAACTGCGGCACTAGAGGCAAGGGATGTGAAGCGACTGGCGGCGATCCAGCACGATATTAAGGGTGCCTGCTGCTACACGGGCACACCGCTTCTTAAAGCCGCCAATCTTGATTTAGGTGTAGCGCTGGACAACAGCGGTGAACAAAGCGATCTGCACGCGCAGGTAGAGTTGGTCCTGGCGGCCATGGACGAACTGCTGCAGTGGCAGGAATGCCACGAATTACCTGTCCTCTTCGCCGACTGA
- the rpoE gene encoding RNA polymerase sigma factor RpoE has product MSEAKHTDQQLVERVKKGDKRAFDMLVLKYQHKIFGLVSRYVKDSDEIQDVAQEAFVKAYRALPKFRGDSAFYTWLYRIAINTAKNYLVARNRRPPGVDVDVADAEYFDGPSALKDIETPENQLYGEELKAVVQDAIKSLPEDLRAALTLREFDGLSYEDIAAVMECPVGTVRSRIFRAREAVDSRVKAQVSGEEVGV; this is encoded by the coding sequence ATGAGCGAGGCTAAGCACACCGACCAGCAGCTGGTCGAGCGCGTTAAAAAAGGGGATAAAAGAGCATTTGATATGCTGGTATTGAAATATCAGCATAAGATCTTTGGCTTGGTTTCTCGCTACGTCAAGGACAGCGACGAGATCCAGGATGTGGCCCAGGAGGCGTTTGTCAAAGCCTACCGGGCGCTGCCAAAGTTTCGTGGAGACAGTGCTTTTTACACGTGGTTGTACCGTATAGCCATTAACACCGCCAAGAACTATCTTGTTGCGCGGAATCGTCGCCCGCCCGGCGTCGATGTGGATGTGGCGGATGCGGAATACTTCGACGGCCCCTCGGCGCTCAAGGATATTGAAACGCCGGAAAATCAGCTGTACGGGGAAGAGTTAAAAGCGGTCGTTCAGGATGCGATCAAGTCGCTGCCAGAAGATTTACGGGCGGCGCTAACTTTAAGGGAATTTGATGGTCTCAGTTACGAGGACATCGCAGCGGTGATGGAGTGCCCAGTCGGCACGGTCAGATCGCGTATTTTTCGGGCTCGAGAGGCGGTGGATAGCCGTGTCAAAGCCCAGGTCAGTGGTGAAGAGGTGGGAGTATGA
- the lepB gene encoding signal peptidase I translates to MVNLILLFVAAVSLLVWLLQEVKGRRQIQQTLQWCAEKKTASDAESLKQQVLPGWLEWTYRLVVFLWFVWLASVILVKDGDFALALVILTFLAGIIGGLDRFVFERSRQAFVKAGNVAAYITYFVKQDQDALRAQFGGTLPIAENARSFFPVLLVVLVLRSFVVEPFQIPSASMVPSLEVGDYILVNKFKYGLRLPVIGTKIVEVGEPQRGDVMVFFPPDDSRYFIKRVIGLPGDEIRYENKKLYINGELIPQTLVAEVPPLQPVTQLLREQLGNVDHLVRHDKRIYRGDFATTVKPGHYFMMGDNRDNSSDSRVWGQVPEENIVGQAFAIWMHWRGFNNLPSFDRVGQIR, encoded by the coding sequence ATGGTAAATCTTATTCTCCTCTTTGTTGCGGCAGTGTCGCTATTGGTCTGGTTGCTGCAGGAAGTGAAGGGGCGGCGCCAAATTCAGCAAACGCTGCAATGGTGTGCCGAAAAGAAAACCGCCAGCGATGCGGAGTCGCTGAAGCAGCAGGTTTTGCCCGGCTGGCTGGAATGGACCTACCGCCTGGTGGTGTTTCTCTGGTTTGTGTGGCTGGCCAGCGTCATTCTGGTTAAAGACGGTGATTTCGCCCTTGCCCTAGTTATTTTGACCTTTCTCGCCGGCATTATCGGTGGTCTGGACCGCTTTGTGTTTGAGCGTTCCCGCCAAGCCTTTGTAAAGGCCGGCAATGTGGCTGCCTACATCACCTACTTTGTGAAGCAGGACCAGGATGCCTTGCGTGCCCAGTTTGGCGGCACTCTACCCATTGCCGAAAATGCCCGATCCTTTTTTCCGGTGCTTCTTGTTGTACTGGTGCTGCGCTCATTTGTGGTGGAGCCTTTTCAGATCCCTTCTGCGTCGATGGTCCCCAGTCTGGAAGTGGGTGACTATATTCTGGTAAATAAATTTAAGTACGGACTGCGCCTACCCGTTATCGGCACAAAAATTGTTGAAGTGGGAGAGCCCCAGCGCGGCGATGTGATGGTCTTCTTTCCGCCGGATGACAGTCGGTACTTCATCAAGCGTGTCATCGGTTTGCCCGGTGATGAAATACGCTACGAGAACAAGAAACTCTATATTAATGGTGAGTTGATTCCCCAAACCCTGGTTGCCGAGGTGCCGCCACTGCAGCCCGTTACCCAATTGCTACGTGAACAGTTGGGTAACGTTGACCATTTGGTGCGCCACGACAAGCGGATTTATCGCGGCGATTTTGCCACCACGGTGAAGCCCGGCCATTATTTCATGATGGGAGACAATCGCGACAACAGCAGTGATAGCCGGGTTTGGGGCCAGGTACCCGAAGAGAACATTGTTGGCCAGGCCTTTGCGATCTGGATGCATTGGCGGGGCTTTAACAACTTGCCCAGCTTTGACCGTGTCGGGCAAATTCGTTAA
- the recO gene encoding DNA repair protein RecO has product MSRAVGEPCFILHQRPYRETSALVDVFSLDYGRFAAVAKGVRGSRRQRRPWRSSLQPFQLLSLSWTGSGEVKSLVEVQSQQSFPLAGRTLFCGFYLNELLQRLLHQFDPHPDIFHHYQYCLSQLCAGEEERTSLRRFEFSLLAALGFGFSGKQDILGNLIDGQAWYQFIPEQGFQRVHSQERGYFCGSDILSLASGKINGESELAARRWSRQLIHHLLGGRPLRSRELFAAVVLGENPDSASVGEEDR; this is encoded by the coding sequence ATGAGTCGCGCTGTCGGGGAGCCCTGTTTCATCCTGCATCAGCGGCCGTATCGTGAGACCAGCGCGCTGGTGGATGTCTTCAGCCTCGATTATGGCCGCTTCGCCGCTGTGGCCAAAGGGGTGCGGGGCAGTCGGCGCCAGCGCCGACCCTGGCGCTCATCCCTGCAGCCATTCCAGCTTTTGTCTCTGTCATGGACAGGAAGCGGAGAGGTAAAATCTCTTGTTGAAGTTCAGTCCCAGCAGTCATTCCCGCTGGCGGGTCGCACCTTATTTTGCGGTTTCTACCTCAATGAGCTGTTGCAACGCTTGCTCCATCAGTTCGATCCCCATCCGGATATTTTTCATCATTACCAGTACTGCCTGAGCCAGTTGTGTGCCGGTGAGGAAGAGCGCACCAGCCTTCGCCGTTTTGAATTTTCGCTACTGGCAGCGCTGGGATTTGGTTTCTCCGGAAAGCAGGATATTCTCGGTAACCTGATTGACGGACAGGCTTGGTATCAGTTTATTCCCGAGCAGGGTTTTCAACGGGTTCACAGCCAAGAGCGGGGTTATTTTTGTGGCAGTGACATTCTTTCCCTCGCCTCTGGCAAGATAAACGGCGAGTCGGAGTTAGCGGCCAGACGCTGGAGTCGGCAACTGATTCACCACTTGCTCGGCGGCCGTCCGCTGCGCAGCAGAGAGCTGTTTGCCGCGGTTGTGTTGGGGGAGAATCCGGATTCAGCGTCAGTCGGCGAAGAGGACAGGTAA
- a CDS encoding DUF4845 domain-containing protein: MRKQQGIGMLPALVLLGVASVIGTAAVRLMPIYLDNWTLDNIIEDVVAEYSGKDNTPAQVRSALSRHFVTNRVESISLRDIEITSEREGVVIDASYETRTKLFFNIDAIVKFEGNTFVIPRS, from the coding sequence ATGCGTAAGCAACAAGGTATTGGAATGCTGCCCGCCCTGGTGTTACTTGGGGTGGCCAGTGTCATTGGAACGGCGGCTGTTCGTTTGATGCCCATTTATCTTGATAACTGGACCCTCGATAACATCATTGAAGATGTTGTTGCTGAGTACAGCGGCAAAGACAATACACCTGCTCAAGTACGATCCGCCCTCAGTCGTCATTTTGTGACCAACCGAGTGGAATCCATCTCCTTAAGAGATATTGAGATAACGAGCGAGCGCGAGGGTGTGGTGATCGATGCGAGTTACGAAACCCGAACCAAGCTGTTTTTTAATATCGATGCCATTGTGAAATTCGAGGGGAACACCTTCGTGATTCCACGGAGTTAA
- a CDS encoding MucB/RseB C-terminal domain-containing protein, which produces MSLSQRQLNYEGVLTYLYHDQMRSFRIAHLVMDGHEINRIETLDGPEQELVRQGHGPDCEHAGPKLITLSGRAGREGFERYYDVNLAGPDRVADRDVVQLEIRPRDVYRLGIDRDTGLLLRSEVLDQQGRTLERLQYVSLNYAPEVDGVAALSEPSLSTSPTDALAGTDSRPQNNWQTSWLPAGFTAAKYDDLHAQGRSYTDGLAVFSIFVESMISSNGADMVAVEGSRRRGASISYTAVFPDRHALVTVIGEVPLLTARQVARSIVWTGQ; this is translated from the coding sequence ATGAGCCTTAGTCAGCGCCAGCTGAACTACGAAGGGGTTCTCACCTACCTCTATCACGATCAGATGCGCAGTTTTCGGATTGCTCATCTGGTGATGGATGGCCACGAAATTAATCGTATCGAAACCCTGGATGGCCCCGAGCAAGAGTTGGTGCGCCAGGGTCATGGTCCAGATTGTGAGCATGCTGGGCCCAAGTTGATCACATTGTCTGGTCGCGCCGGGCGCGAGGGCTTTGAACGGTACTACGATGTGAATCTGGCTGGCCCGGACCGGGTGGCTGATCGTGATGTGGTGCAGCTTGAAATTCGCCCGCGCGATGTCTACCGGCTGGGTATCGACCGGGACACGGGGTTGTTGCTACGTTCTGAAGTGCTGGATCAGCAGGGTAGAACGCTGGAACGCCTGCAGTACGTTTCCCTGAACTACGCCCCCGAAGTCGACGGGGTGGCAGCCCTATCTGAGCCTTCTCTGTCAACTTCGCCGACGGATGCCTTGGCCGGCACGGATTCACGGCCGCAGAATAATTGGCAGACCAGTTGGTTGCCCGCCGGGTTCACCGCAGCCAAGTATGATGATTTGCATGCCCAGGGGCGCAGTTACACTGATGGCCTTGCGGTGTTTTCTATTTTTGTCGAATCGATGATTTCTTCCAATGGCGCTGACATGGTAGCCGTTGAAGGAAGCCGTCGACGCGGTGCGTCTATTAGCTACACGGCGGTGTTTCCCGATCGCCACGCTCTGGTAACGGTCATTGGTGAAGTGCCCCTGCTAACCGCTCGGCAAGTGGCGCGATCCATTGTGTGGACAGGGCAATGA
- the lepA gene encoding translation elongation factor 4: MHSLELIRNFSIIAHIDHGKSTLADRFIQVCGGLTDREMAEQVLDSMDIERERGITIKAQSVTLNYTAADGKTYQLNFIDTPGHVDFSYEVSRSLAACEGALLVVDAAQGVEAQSVANCYTAIEQGLEVLPILNKMDLPQADPDRVKQEIEEIIGVDASEAVPVSAKSGMGVPEVLEYLIHKIPPPEGDPEAGLQALIIDSWFDNYQGVVSLVRVKNGTLRRGDKIISKTIGKAQVVDHVGVFTPKQTNTDVLRAGEVGFVIAGIKDIHGAPVGDTFTHASTSDLPALPGFQKVKPQVYAGLFTVSTDDYEDFRDALSKLTLNDASLFYEPETSDALGFGFRCGFLGTLHMEIIQERLEREYDLDLITTAPTVIYEVLKKNGEVVLVDNPSAMPDPGELEETREPIATVNILVPQEHLGNVLSLCAEKRGVQKDMQFLGQQVSVSWEIPMSEVVLDFFDRLKSVSRGFASLDYSFDRFQAANLVKLDVLINGDRVDALALIVHRDHAQSRGRQLVEKMRELIPRQMFDVAIQAAIGGHVIARQTVKALRKNVTAKCYGGDVSRKRKLLEKQKAGKKRMKQVGNVEIPQSAFLAVLKVDD, from the coding sequence GTGCACAGTCTCGAGCTGATTCGTAACTTTTCCATCATTGCCCACATCGATCATGGCAAATCCACCCTGGCAGACCGATTTATTCAGGTCTGCGGGGGACTTACTGACCGCGAAATGGCGGAGCAGGTTCTCGACTCAATGGATATCGAGCGGGAGCGGGGGATCACCATCAAAGCGCAGAGTGTCACCCTGAATTACACTGCGGCGGATGGTAAAACCTACCAGTTGAATTTTATCGACACCCCCGGACACGTTGACTTTTCCTATGAGGTGTCACGCTCTCTGGCCGCCTGTGAAGGCGCCCTGTTAGTCGTCGATGCTGCCCAGGGTGTTGAAGCCCAGTCGGTTGCCAATTGCTACACCGCAATCGAGCAGGGCTTGGAAGTGCTGCCCATTCTCAACAAGATGGACCTGCCTCAGGCAGATCCCGACCGGGTAAAGCAGGAAATCGAAGAAATCATCGGGGTTGATGCCTCCGAGGCGGTGCCGGTGAGCGCCAAATCCGGCATGGGCGTGCCGGAGGTGTTGGAGTACCTGATCCACAAAATTCCGCCGCCGGAGGGCGATCCTGAGGCAGGTCTGCAGGCGCTGATCATCGACTCCTGGTTCGACAACTATCAGGGGGTTGTCTCTCTGGTTCGGGTGAAAAATGGCACGCTGCGCCGCGGCGATAAAATTATCAGTAAAACCATTGGCAAAGCCCAGGTGGTTGATCATGTGGGCGTGTTTACCCCGAAGCAAACCAATACTGACGTACTGCGTGCCGGCGAGGTGGGTTTCGTCATCGCCGGTATCAAGGATATTCACGGCGCGCCGGTAGGGGACACATTCACCCACGCCAGCACCAGCGACTTGCCGGCGTTGCCTGGCTTCCAAAAGGTCAAGCCCCAGGTTTACGCCGGTCTGTTCACCGTGTCGACCGACGACTATGAGGACTTCCGTGACGCCCTGAGCAAACTGACCCTCAACGACGCCTCACTGTTTTATGAGCCGGAAACTTCCGACGCGCTGGGATTTGGCTTTCGCTGCGGTTTCCTTGGCACCCTCCATATGGAAATTATCCAGGAACGTCTGGAGCGGGAGTATGATCTCGACCTGATTACCACCGCGCCCACAGTAATCTATGAGGTGTTGAAGAAAAATGGCGAGGTAGTACTGGTGGATAACCCGTCGGCAATGCCCGACCCGGGTGAGCTGGAGGAAACTCGCGAGCCAATTGCCACCGTCAATATTCTGGTTCCCCAGGAACATCTGGGGAACGTGCTCAGCCTGTGCGCCGAAAAGCGCGGGGTGCAAAAGGATATGCAGTTTCTCGGACAGCAGGTTTCTGTTAGCTGGGAAATCCCGATGAGCGAGGTGGTGTTGGACTTTTTCGACCGGCTCAAGTCTGTGAGCCGCGGCTTTGCCTCGCTGGATTACAGCTTTGATCGCTTCCAAGCGGCAAATCTGGTCAAATTGGACGTGTTGATCAATGGCGATCGGGTCGACGCGCTGGCGCTTATCGTTCACCGGGATCATGCCCAGAGTCGCGGGCGGCAACTGGTGGAAAAAATGCGGGAGCTGATTCCACGGCAGATGTTCGATGTGGCAATTCAGGCGGCAATTGGCGGACACGTTATTGCTCGGCAAACGGTCAAAGCACTGCGCAAAAATGTGACGGCGAAGTGTTATGGTGGCGATGTTTCCCGGAAGCGGAAACTCCTGGAAAAACAAAAGGCAGGCAAGAAACGGATGAAACAAGTGGGTAACGTGGAAATTCCCCAGTCCGCCTTTCTAGCCGTACTAAAAGTTGATGACTAA
- a CDS encoding sigma-E factor negative regulatory protein has translation MNDTLKESLSALLDDEANDLELRRILAADDEAVREHWAELNRAQTVRHGGSVPFADLDISKRVMAEIADEPVARQGMSGWRQALSGVAVAASVAAVVVFGAMGTDMVGSGDTAVASAASPSAGRVFPAQAVQGGNGGVPVNAQLQPVTVPDAAADDEAKRRFETYLLRHADRAAQNSGQGVMSYSRVVGPESE, from the coding sequence ATGAACGATACCCTTAAAGAGTCTTTGTCGGCATTGCTGGACGATGAAGCAAATGATCTGGAACTGCGGCGTATTCTGGCTGCCGACGATGAGGCGGTGCGTGAGCACTGGGCCGAGTTGAACCGCGCTCAGACTGTGCGTCACGGGGGAAGTGTGCCCTTCGCCGATCTGGATATTTCCAAGCGGGTCATGGCGGAAATCGCAGATGAGCCAGTGGCTCGCCAGGGCATGAGCGGTTGGCGGCAGGCGCTGTCGGGGGTCGCGGTGGCGGCCAGCGTGGCGGCGGTCGTCGTGTTCGGCGCCATGGGCACCGACATGGTTGGTAGCGGCGATACCGCCGTGGCGTCTGCAGCCAGCCCCAGCGCGGGTCGTGTGTTCCCTGCCCAGGCAGTACAAGGCGGTAATGGCGGCGTGCCCGTTAATGCCCAGTTACAACCAGTGACTGTCCCCGATGCGGCAGCGGATGATGAAGCCAAGCGCCGGTTTGAGACGTATCTGCTGCGTCACGCTGACCGTGCGGCCCAGAACAGTGGTCAGGGTGTAATGTCTTACAGCCGTGTGGTTGGTCCGGAGTCTGAGTAA
- a CDS encoding SoxR reducing system RseC family protein encodes MSTEFGRVIGIESDFLWLETVSRSTCGTCSANKACGQGVMNRLLDGRRNQLKVALGDCSAADFQLGDQVEVSIPDQVLLSAAFIVYLLPLLTLVAGIALANQIGPGGDLFSAVGAGVGFIAGLAGVKVHSIMTAANPRFLPVVVGSSAIRPIHPPV; translated from the coding sequence ATGAGCACGGAATTTGGGCGTGTCATTGGTATTGAAAGTGACTTTCTTTGGTTGGAGACGGTAAGCCGCTCGACCTGCGGCACTTGTTCCGCCAATAAGGCCTGCGGCCAGGGTGTGATGAATCGTTTGCTTGACGGGCGTCGCAACCAACTCAAAGTCGCTTTAGGCGACTGCTCTGCGGCTGACTTTCAACTGGGGGACCAGGTTGAGGTCAGCATTCCAGATCAGGTTCTATTGTCGGCGGCCTTCATCGTGTATCTGCTGCCGCTATTGACCCTGGTGGCCGGAATTGCGCTGGCAAACCAGATTGGCCCCGGTGGGGACCTGTTCAGTGCCGTTGGGGCTGGTGTGGGATTTATCGCCGGCCTGGCGGGCGTTAAAGTGCACAGTATCATGACCGCCGCAAATCCACGATTTCTCCCTGTCGTGGTTGGATCAAGCGCAATTCGTCCGATCCACCCCCCTGTTTGA